The following are encoded in a window of Nitrospirota bacterium genomic DNA:
- a CDS encoding twin-arginine translocation signal domain-containing protein has product MNKKQNDAEAESRLHSAPSRRDFLTQAGLLAGGMALLSIPGFRTMAQAVVDARAYSSGNVALELDGQFVDFLKSADGGFAKGEVVTTPIGSTSPFPLKHLASIKYQDIVIQCDPVMPKPLFDWIAAELNGSHVRKNGAIITADFNRVERSRLQFNHALITEIGLPACDAASKDAGLLTVKFAPEFTMPLAGKGGNVVGAVASKQQKPWIQNNFRLRIQGLEDACKSASKIEALVFKQIIVQDQVGATRDYQKEPAKMEFPNLVLFLSESQAGPFYAWFEDFVVKGNNGQDRERPGVLELLAPDLKEVLLTVNFSNLGIFGFTPDKQMVGGDAIRRVKVEMYCERLTLAQGGIVSTQPPPPPLPMAPPPGQLVPAPGLTLPGGFTPKVMPR; this is encoded by the coding sequence ATGAACAAGAAACAGAATGATGCCGAGGCAGAATCCAGGCTCCATTCAGCACCATCACGGCGAGATTTTCTCACCCAGGCTGGATTGCTGGCTGGCGGGATGGCCCTCTTGAGCATACCCGGCTTCCGCACTATGGCGCAGGCGGTGGTCGATGCACGGGCATATTCCTCTGGAAATGTTGCGCTGGAACTCGATGGCCAGTTCGTCGATTTTCTGAAGTCGGCCGATGGAGGTTTCGCGAAAGGCGAAGTCGTGACGACGCCGATAGGTAGTACATCGCCCTTTCCGTTAAAGCATCTTGCATCGATCAAGTATCAAGACATCGTCATCCAATGTGATCCGGTGATGCCTAAACCGCTCTTTGACTGGATCGCTGCCGAACTGAACGGGTCTCATGTCAGAAAAAATGGTGCCATCATTACCGCAGACTTCAATCGCGTGGAGCGGAGCCGATTGCAATTCAACCATGCTTTGATCACGGAGATTGGCCTTCCTGCCTGCGATGCGGCTTCAAAGGATGCGGGTCTCCTGACGGTCAAGTTCGCCCCGGAATTCACCATGCCGTTGGCCGGCAAGGGTGGGAATGTGGTTGGTGCAGTCGCGTCAAAGCAGCAAAAACCCTGGATCCAGAATAATTTCAGGCTCCGAATTCAAGGCCTTGAGGATGCCTGTAAATCTGCCAGCAAGATCGAGGCGCTGGTGTTCAAGCAAATCATCGTACAGGATCAGGTGGGGGCGACACGTGACTACCAAAAGGAACCGGCCAAGATGGAATTCCCCAACCTTGTCCTGTTCCTGTCTGAATCTCAGGCCGGTCCGTTCTATGCGTGGTTCGAGGATTTTGTGGTCAAAGGCAACAACGGTCAGGATCGCGAACGGCCGGGCGTTCTGGAGCTGTTGGCACCCGATCTCAAAGAGGTCCTGCTCACCGTGAACTTCAGCAATTTAGGCATATTCGGTTTCACCCCTGACAAGCAGATGGTAGGCGGAGACGCGATCCGGCGCGTGAAAGTCGAGATGTACTGTGAGCGTCTTACATTGGCCCAAGGTGGGATCGTCAGCACGCAGCCACCACCACCGC
- a CDS encoding autotransporter outer membrane beta-barrel domain-containing protein produces the protein MVRWIERVLLVLVAIVLMQSPAYAQTLNQQNRGLLAGNCAGLSGGGPYGANLNAICTAGGVAQGAGGGGAASVQASAASILNRSILQRLDETRDEDQSSGQKHASAMVANPFGALMPGLLGGMGMTSPSQPMGGQSGGMFGMSSERWKGLGLFASGLVESLSRNDGNFQEGYRSSILGFTVGGDYRFSRQFTAGVAYSYSNTTGDFRQGGNFSTNGSDWTFFGQYLPTDRTFVQVTGGYGRNSYLVDRRNSLTLSNIAVAGFSSSNSNSDVFRMGMVTGYDHPIGMFTVGPRLGINYSHTHIHNFEERGSTGLELKYDDQYVNSLQSVVGMQGQAAISTGMGVLVPQVNADFIHEFANSQRFLNVQYVEDLSPTPTKFRFQNDVPVRNYFNVGTGLMMVLPNGWQPFVNFRAMVGNNQFNNYAGMFGLRVEM, from the coding sequence ATGGTGAGATGGATCGAGCGAGTACTACTTGTGCTGGTAGCTATTGTCCTCATGCAAAGCCCTGCGTATGCGCAAACACTGAATCAACAGAACCGAGGCCTGCTGGCAGGGAATTGCGCAGGACTTTCTGGAGGAGGCCCCTATGGAGCGAACCTCAATGCGATCTGTACGGCCGGCGGGGTGGCCCAGGGAGCTGGCGGCGGTGGAGCTGCCTCTGTCCAGGCCTCAGCAGCATCAATCTTGAACCGTTCAATTTTGCAGCGCCTGGACGAGACCAGGGATGAGGATCAGTCTTCCGGACAGAAGCATGCGTCCGCGATGGTGGCGAACCCTTTCGGAGCGCTTATGCCCGGTCTGCTTGGGGGCATGGGGATGACCTCTCCTTCACAACCGATGGGGGGCCAGTCCGGTGGAATGTTCGGCATGAGCAGCGAACGGTGGAAGGGATTGGGCCTGTTTGCCTCAGGCCTCGTTGAGTCGCTCAGCCGCAACGATGGGAACTTTCAGGAAGGATACCGGTCGTCCATCTTGGGATTTACTGTGGGCGGTGATTATCGTTTCTCCAGGCAGTTTACTGCCGGGGTCGCGTATTCATACTCGAACACGACCGGGGATTTTCGGCAGGGCGGAAACTTCAGCACGAACGGTTCCGACTGGACATTTTTCGGCCAATACCTCCCGACCGATCGCACCTTCGTCCAGGTGACCGGAGGATATGGGCGCAACAGCTACTTGGTCGATCGCCGGAACAGTTTGACCCTGTCTAATATCGCCGTGGCAGGCTTTTCATCCAGCAATTCGAATAGTGATGTCTTCAGGATGGGCATGGTCACCGGATATGACCATCCGATCGGAATGTTCACTGTCGGGCCTCGCCTAGGTATCAACTACAGTCACACGCATATTCACAATTTTGAAGAACGTGGTTCAACCGGGCTTGAACTCAAATACGACGATCAATATGTGAACTCACTCCAGAGTGTGGTCGGTATGCAAGGCCAGGCTGCAATCAGCACAGGGATGGGCGTGCTGGTGCCGCAGGTCAATGCTGATTTCATCCATGAATTCGCAAATTCCCAACGCTTCCTGAATGTGCAGTATGTTGAAGACCTCAGTCCTACTCCCACCAAGTTTCGCTTTCAGAACGATGTTCCTGTCAGAAACTATTTCAATGTCGGGACCGGGCTTATGATGGTCTTGCCCAATGGCTGGCAACCGTTCGTGAATTTTCGCGCCATGGTCGGGAACAACCAGTTCAACAACTACGCTGGTATGTTTGGGTTACGAGTGGAGATGTAG
- a CDS encoding caspase family protein, whose product MFKGIPISFLSVAILLMVVLSACASDPPPVDSVSAVTGAVNGPGSPDAYEVVDCLLPGQIRQLGTRTTYVTERRPARTTKEDCVIRGGEYVAVDRADYQSALKVWLSEAQKGLADAQYYTATIYEKGQGTAPDYQQAAEWYRKAAEQNDKRAAIGLGRLYEQGLGVQKDPAQAFTWFAKASGLNDGALALLVHKQAPTAQATKRTRELEQALAGKDQEIKKLSGELRDVQKEVAALQTTVKERTSQMQQERTTLTQNEQRYQTLQADLALLRAQPDKTQQTAALGLQIQKLQAEITLEKNQLTNRNAEIVQLQARINGLERNADRIQVLEQTVARRDSEAQTLRAQVAAANQEFKRLEGQLLERQRLAADERRKSQDADQRYQAAQAQLEQLRTKPDQSAAVATYETTVKKLQEEMGRAKKEIEDRNSGVAQLQQKIASLEADAEKQAKELQASSINDIGFDGPSLEIIDPPLAKTRGVQVTKDELAIPVSTGTRRSVTGRVLAPAGLRTITVNGESMKVNDDGVFTATLPVLRSGADELAVQILAVDMQNKRAALKFFLKGRGTMVVSARATKQDTSGFGRYHALVIGNDHYKHWPQLMNAISDATAIAKVLKEQYGFQVTLLKDASRGQIMKALNQYRKVLTEKDNLLIYYAGHGHLEQGIDRGYWIPVDAEINDNSEWILLPGVTDMLQLISAKHVMVVADSCFGGKLTRSSLAQLKPGLTDDERFGLLKTLAQKRVRTAMTSGGVKPVLDAGGSGHSVFADAFLGVLEENATVLEAERLFWAVRTRVVSTSQKLNAEQVPTYDPIHMAGHESLGDFIFVPKAL is encoded by the coding sequence ATGTTTAAGGGAATACCCATCTCCTTCCTATCGGTGGCGATTCTTCTTATGGTCGTGCTGTCGGCTTGCGCCTCGGATCCGCCCCCTGTTGATTCGGTATCTGCTGTGACCGGAGCGGTGAATGGACCGGGGAGTCCGGACGCCTATGAGGTGGTTGATTGTCTTCTGCCAGGACAGATTCGACAGCTCGGTACGAGAACGACCTATGTGACGGAACGTCGGCCAGCCCGGACGACCAAGGAGGATTGTGTCATTCGTGGCGGCGAATATGTGGCAGTCGATCGCGCCGATTATCAATCCGCCCTTAAAGTATGGCTCAGCGAAGCTCAGAAGGGATTGGCTGACGCCCAATATTACACCGCGACGATATACGAAAAAGGCCAAGGCACAGCTCCGGATTATCAACAGGCGGCCGAGTGGTACCGCAAAGCTGCCGAGCAGAACGACAAGCGCGCCGCCATCGGTCTCGGTCGCCTCTATGAACAGGGGCTTGGAGTGCAGAAAGATCCGGCGCAAGCCTTCACATGGTTTGCGAAAGCCTCCGGCCTCAACGACGGGGCCTTGGCCCTGCTCGTCCACAAACAAGCGCCCACTGCACAGGCCACGAAACGCACTCGTGAACTCGAGCAGGCACTTGCGGGGAAGGATCAAGAAATTAAGAAATTGAGTGGCGAGCTGCGTGACGTGCAGAAAGAGGTCGCCGCCCTGCAGACCACGGTGAAGGAACGCACCAGCCAGATGCAGCAAGAGCGGACAACGCTCACTCAAAATGAGCAGCGGTATCAGACATTGCAGGCCGACCTCGCTCTCCTCCGTGCGCAACCGGACAAGACTCAGCAGACCGCTGCCCTCGGACTGCAGATTCAAAAACTTCAGGCAGAGATCACGCTTGAAAAGAACCAGCTGACCAACCGGAATGCGGAGATTGTCCAGTTGCAGGCTCGCATCAACGGCCTCGAAAGAAATGCCGATCGCATTCAGGTTCTTGAGCAAACCGTCGCCCGCCGTGACAGCGAGGCGCAGACGCTGCGCGCGCAGGTTGCCGCCGCGAACCAGGAGTTTAAACGGCTGGAGGGCCAGCTCCTGGAACGCCAACGGCTGGCAGCCGACGAACGGCGTAAGAGTCAGGACGCCGACCAGCGTTACCAGGCTGCGCAGGCACAGTTGGAACAACTTCGCACGAAGCCCGATCAGTCCGCAGCCGTGGCCACCTATGAAACGACAGTCAAGAAGCTCCAGGAAGAAATGGGCCGGGCGAAGAAAGAGATCGAGGATCGGAATAGTGGGGTCGCGCAACTCCAGCAGAAAATTGCCTCGCTTGAAGCCGACGCAGAGAAACAGGCCAAGGAGCTTCAAGCCTCGTCCATCAACGATATCGGCTTCGATGGTCCCTCGCTGGAAATCATCGATCCACCGCTCGCCAAGACCCGCGGCGTCCAGGTGACCAAGGACGAATTGGCCATTCCCGTCAGCACTGGCACTCGCAGATCCGTCACAGGTCGCGTGTTAGCTCCGGCCGGACTCCGGACGATCACGGTGAACGGGGAGAGCATGAAGGTCAACGACGACGGCGTGTTTACCGCCACCCTCCCGGTCCTTCGGTCAGGAGCCGACGAACTAGCGGTCCAGATTCTCGCCGTGGACATGCAGAACAAACGCGCGGCGTTGAAGTTCTTCTTGAAGGGGCGGGGCACGATGGTGGTCAGCGCCCGGGCCACAAAGCAGGACACGTCAGGGTTCGGACGGTATCATGCGCTCGTGATCGGCAACGACCATTATAAACATTGGCCTCAATTGATGAACGCCATCTCGGATGCCACCGCCATTGCAAAAGTTCTCAAGGAGCAATATGGCTTTCAGGTCACGCTGCTGAAGGATGCGAGTCGCGGACAGATCATGAAAGCGCTCAATCAATATCGGAAGGTTCTCACGGAGAAAGACAATCTGCTCATTTACTACGCCGGGCACGGCCATTTGGAGCAGGGGATCGACCGCGGCTATTGGATTCCAGTGGATGCGGAGATCAACGACAACTCCGAGTGGATCCTGTTACCGGGCGTGACCGATATGCTGCAACTCATCTCTGCGAAACATGTGATGGTAGTGGCGGATTCCTGCTTTGGCGGCAAGTTGACGCGGAGCTCACTGGCCCAGTTGAAGCCGGGTTTGACCGACGACGAACGGTTCGGTCTCTTGAAAACCCTCGCGCAAAAGCGCGTGCGCACCGCCATGACCTCCGGCGGCGTGAAGCCGGTGCTCGATGCCGGTGGCAGCGGCCACTCAGTCTTTGCCGATGCTTTCCTTGGTGTGCTGGAAGAGAATGCCACCGTCCTGGAAGCCGAACGCCTCTTCTGGGCCGTCCGCACCAGAGTCGTCAGTACCTCACAGAAACTCAACGCCGAGCAGGTCCCCACCTACGACCCCATTCACATGGCCGGCCATGAGAGCCTGGGCGATTTTATCTTCGTGCCAAAGGCGCTATAG